A stretch of the Desulforamulus ferrireducens genome encodes the following:
- a CDS encoding TIGR03915 family putative DNA repair protein, producing MVIFLYDGSFEGLLTAIYEAYYRQPRPEQIMTQREYQPDLFSQPIIIESDPEKAGKVYRAIEQKISREALEHIYYVFLSELPGAGTLIFHYLQLGWRLGGDINGHLAVEPVRQVLKISQRVGLERHRMLGLLRFQKINGQGEGALYYAAFEPDYNILELIAPHFSRRLADQNWIIHDVKRKLAAFYNQKEWVIGELPAVGQLNWAENEAFYQELWQRYFERIAVEGRTNRKLQRQYMPVRYWRHLIEKPGKH from the coding sequence ATGGTTATCTTTCTTTATGATGGCAGCTTTGAGGGGCTTTTGACAGCCATCTATGAAGCCTATTATCGCCAGCCAAGGCCAGAACAAATTATGACTCAGCGGGAATACCAACCAGATTTGTTCAGTCAGCCGATAATAATTGAAAGTGATCCAGAAAAGGCCGGCAAGGTTTACCGGGCCATTGAACAAAAAATTTCCCGCGAAGCCCTGGAACATATTTATTACGTCTTTCTTTCAGAATTACCCGGCGCCGGTACGCTTATTTTTCATTATTTGCAATTAGGTTGGCGACTAGGCGGGGATATTAACGGTCACCTTGCTGTGGAGCCGGTACGGCAAGTTTTAAAAATTAGTCAAAGGGTTGGCTTGGAAAGACACCGTATGCTGGGACTACTCCGCTTTCAGAAGATTAATGGGCAGGGGGAGGGGGCCCTTTACTACGCAGCCTTTGAGCCGGATTACAATATCCTGGAGCTTATTGCACCCCATTTCTCTCGCAGACTGGCAGACCAAAACTGGATTATTCATGATGTAAAAAGAAAGTTGGCCGCTTTTTATAATCAAAAGGAATGGGTAATTGGTGAACTGCCTGCTGTGGGGCAATTAAATTGGGCTGAAAATGAAGCTTTTTACCAAGAGTTATGGCAAAGGTATTTTGAAAGGATTGCCGTGGAAGGTAGAACCAATCGTAAATTACAGCGCCAGTATATGCCTGTCCGCTACTGGCGACATTTAATAGAAAAACCAGGTAAGCATTAA
- a CDS encoding manganese catalase family protein, whose translation MFMHDKRLLQNVMVERPNPNYAAMLTEQLGGPQGELKAAMQYISQSFRIKNPEIKDLFMDIAAEELSHMEMVATTINLLNGHDVAALEVESGHIQNHVLTGLNPLLANASGYPWTASYVNVTGDLVADILSNIAAEQRAKVVYEYLYRQINDKYVRQTIDFLLNREEAHNTMFREALNQIQETGSNKDWGIDQDARLYFNLSNPGSNSFSVSHPHPPAFVNPNGH comes from the coding sequence ATGTTTATGCATGATAAAAGATTACTGCAGAATGTTATGGTTGAACGTCCAAATCCCAACTATGCAGCCATGTTAACGGAACAGTTGGGCGGTCCCCAGGGTGAACTAAAAGCTGCCATGCAATATATCTCCCAAAGTTTCCGCATTAAGAACCCGGAAATTAAGGACTTATTTATGGATATTGCTGCCGAGGAACTTAGCCACATGGAGATGGTAGCCACCACCATTAACCTCTTAAACGGTCATGATGTGGCAGCCTTAGAGGTGGAATCCGGCCATATACAAAACCATGTCTTAACAGGCTTAAACCCTCTGCTGGCCAATGCTTCAGGTTATCCCTGGACCGCTTCATATGTAAACGTCACCGGAGATTTGGTAGCGGATATTCTCTCTAACATCGCCGCCGAACAGCGGGCTAAAGTAGTCTATGAATATCTCTACAGACAAATCAATGATAAATACGTTCGCCAGACTATTGATTTCCTATTAAACCGGGAAGAAGCTCATAACACCATGTTTCGTGAGGCATTAAATCAGATCCAAGAAACTGGTTCCAATAAAGACTGGGGCATCGATCAAGATGCCAGACTCTACTTTAACCTTTCTAATCCCGGCTCCAACTCCTTTAGTGTTTCCCACCCGCATCCCCCGGCCTTTGTCAATCCCAACGGCCATTAA